From the genome of Scytonema hofmannii PCC 7110, one region includes:
- the treY gene encoding malto-oligosyltrehalose synthase, which produces MKIPTVTYRIQFNSAFGFDSAKTITNYISNLGISDLYASPVFKARAGSSHGYDVVDPTQLNPELGTEEAFEALVKELQQHNMGWLQDIVPNHMAYDSQNQYLMNILENGPDSTYVDYFDIAWNSPFASSNEPILAPLLGNFFATSLENGEIQLKYEERGLNVNYYSLKLPLKLESYASFLTQNLGKLAKNLGRNHPIFVRLLGILYMVKNITSEVTAAQRRDQSAFIKGLLWELYTDNEEVKTFIDENLQLFNGEPGKPESFNLLESLLSEQFFRLSYWKVGAEEMNYRRFFTVNELISIRVEDLKVFKNTHDLICKLVYEGKFTGLRIDHIDGLYDPAQYLERLREKTGDTYINVEKILQPGEDLPSNWSVQGTSGYDYLNYLNGIFCQSENEDKFTQIYWEFTGVKIEYEQLIPEKKHLIIDRNLAGDIDNLAFLLKTIAGNYRYGSDFTINGLKRALAEVLSRFPVYRTYITQEGISDIDRSYIQEVIEAAKPHTPFLHNELNFIQKLLLLEYDDFLTQEEKDQWLYFVMRVQQYTGPLMAKGVEDTALYVYNRFLSLNEVGGEPGKFGITLSEFNEFNQHRQTRWPLAMSTTSTHDTKRGEDVRARLNVLSEIPEEWQKQVQTWSEINRSHKKTIKRFAMPDKNDEYLFYQTLVGAFPFLENEYGDFVERVKDYVLKAIREAKVYTAWLRQNSTYEDAFVDFVKSVLELSENNPFLKEFLSFQQRVAFYGIFNSLSQVLLKITSPGIPDFYQGTELWDFSLVDPDNRRPVDFETRQSYLKTIQEQTKTDILKLIEQLLSTKEDARIKLFLIVQALKARTENIEVFNAGNYLPLEVSGQFQEHIVAFARSHGNKTIITIAPRFFTSLIQPGEHPLGQQVWQDTSLKLPSGTPSVWKDAITGQTVQAHDTVLVGETLKHFPVALLVSQS; this is translated from the coding sequence ATGAAAATTCCAACAGTAACTTATCGAATCCAATTTAATTCTGCCTTTGGTTTTGACTCAGCAAAAACGATTACCAACTATATATCAAACTTGGGAATCTCCGATCTTTATGCTTCTCCCGTTTTCAAAGCAAGAGCAGGAAGTAGCCACGGATATGATGTCGTCGATCCAACTCAACTAAATCCAGAGTTAGGAACAGAGGAAGCTTTTGAAGCCTTAGTCAAGGAATTACAACAACACAACATGGGTTGGTTACAGGATATTGTCCCCAATCACATGGCTTATGATAGCCAAAATCAGTATTTGATGAATATTCTGGAAAACGGTCCTGATTCAACTTACGTTGATTACTTTGATATTGCTTGGAATTCTCCTTTTGCTAGTAGTAACGAACCTATCTTAGCTCCATTGTTAGGTAACTTTTTTGCAACTAGCTTAGAAAATGGCGAAATTCAGTTGAAATATGAGGAGCGCGGATTAAATGTTAACTACTATAGCTTAAAACTACCTCTAAAACTTGAATCTTATGCCAGTTTTTTAACTCAAAACTTAGGAAAATTAGCGAAAAATTTAGGTAGAAATCATCCAATCTTTGTAAGATTGCTTGGTATCCTCTACATGGTCAAAAATATTACTTCTGAAGTCACAGCAGCACAAAGACGAGATCAGTCAGCTTTTATTAAAGGGCTTCTTTGGGAACTTTATACAGATAATGAAGAAGTTAAAACATTTATTGACGAAAATTTACAACTTTTTAACGGTGAACCAGGAAAACCAGAAAGTTTTAACCTTTTAGAAAGTTTGCTTTCTGAGCAGTTCTTCCGCCTCTCTTATTGGAAAGTAGGGGCTGAAGAAATGAACTACAGAAGGTTTTTCACAGTCAATGAATTGATATCAATCAGGGTTGAAGATTTAAAAGTATTTAAAAATACTCATGATTTGATTTGCAAGTTAGTTTATGAAGGAAAGTTTACTGGTTTGCGAATAGACCATATTGATGGTCTGTACGATCCAGCGCAATATTTAGAGCGATTAAGGGAAAAAACAGGCGATACATACATTAATGTTGAAAAAATCTTACAACCGGGAGAAGATTTGCCCAGTAACTGGTCAGTGCAAGGTACATCTGGCTATGATTACTTAAATTACCTCAATGGTATTTTCTGCCAAAGTGAAAACGAAGATAAGTTTACTCAAATCTATTGGGAATTTACAGGAGTTAAAATCGAATACGAGCAACTTATCCCAGAGAAAAAACACCTAATTATAGATAGAAATTTAGCGGGTGATATTGATAACCTGGCTTTTCTTTTAAAAACAATAGCAGGTAACTATCGCTATGGCAGTGACTTTACAATCAACGGTTTAAAACGAGCACTTGCAGAAGTTTTATCTCGCTTTCCCGTCTATCGGACTTATATCACTCAGGAAGGGATTTCTGACATCGATCGCTCTTATATCCAAGAAGTCATTGAAGCTGCCAAACCACATACACCATTCTTGCACAATGAATTAAACTTTATTCAGAAATTACTGTTACTGGAATACGACGATTTTCTCACTCAAGAAGAGAAAGACCAATGGCTTTACTTTGTGATGAGAGTGCAACAATATACAGGACCTTTAATGGCAAAAGGTGTAGAGGATACAGCTTTATACGTCTACAATCGCTTCTTATCCCTCAATGAAGTTGGTGGCGAACCAGGTAAATTTGGCATTACTCTTTCAGAATTCAATGAATTTAATCAGCACCGACAAACTCGTTGGCCTCTTGCAATGAGTACTACCTCAACTCACGATACCAAGCGAGGTGAAGATGTGAGAGCCAGATTAAATGTCCTCTCAGAAATTCCAGAAGAATGGCAAAAGCAAGTTCAAACTTGGAGTGAAATCAATCGTTCGCATAAAAAAACTATCAAGCGTTTTGCTATGCCAGATAAGAACGATGAATACCTTTTCTATCAAACACTTGTAGGGGCTTTTCCATTTTTAGAGAATGAATATGGAGACTTTGTTGAGCGAGTAAAAGATTATGTACTCAAAGCCATTAGAGAAGCAAAAGTTTACACGGCATGGTTGCGACAAAATAGCACTTATGAAGATGCATTCGTTGATTTCGTCAAATCTGTTTTAGAACTATCTGAAAATAATCCTTTCTTAAAAGAGTTTCTTTCTTTTCAACAGCGAGTTGCTTTCTATGGCATTTTCAACTCACTCTCTCAAGTCTTGTTAAAAATCACTTCTCCCGGAATCCCAGACTTTTATCAAGGAACTGAACTATGGGATTTTAGTCTTGTCGATCCTGATAACCGCCGTCCAGTGGACTTTGAAACTCGACAATCTTATCTCAAAACAATTCAGGAACAAACCAAGACAGATATTCTGAAATTAATAGAACAACTACTATCAACAAAAGAAGATGCCAGAATCAAGCTATTCTTGATTGTTCAAGCTTTAAAAGCAAGAACAGAGAATATAGAAGTTTTCAATGCAGGTAATTATTTACCTTTAGAAGTGAGCGGTCAATTCCAAGAGCATATAGTTGCTTTTGCAAGAAGTCACGGTAACAAAACAATTATCACCATTGCGCCCCGCTTCTTCACCAGCTTAATTCAACCAGGAGAGCATCCACTTGGGCAACAAGTTTGGCAAGATACTTCGCTAAAATTACCTTCAGGAACGCCATCAGTATGGAAAGATGCGATTACAGGTCAAACAGTTCAAGCTCATGATACAGTACTTGTTGGCGAAACGCTAAAACATTTCCCTGTAGCATTACTCGTAAGCCAAAGCTGA
- the treZ gene encoding malto-oligosyltrehalose trehalohydrolase: protein MKIGAHYLGNGHCEFRVWSPNAEAVTVKIVSPQERILPMQQEEGGYWQLTATDVHPGTQYFYQLNNGESRPDPASNYQPLGVHAASEVIDHNFTWNDTKWSGIPLENLIIYELHVGTFTQEGTFEAMIPRLKDLKELGVNAIEIMPIAQFPGDKPTDGSCAYRNWGYDGVYPFAVQNSYGSPEALKRLVDACHQQGMAVVLDVVYNHFGPEGNYMSHFGPYFTHAYRTPWGDAMNFDDGHSHNVRNYFIQNALYWLRDYHIDILRLDAVHAIYDLGAKHFLEELAENVAALSKQQNRKLYLIAESDLNDPRVVRPVENGGYGLDAQWSDDFHHALHALLTGEQTGYYEDFGKCEHLAKAYRDTFVYDWKYSPHRKRFHGNSVRDRSPNQFVVCIQNHDQVGNRMLGERLSHLVSFEALKLAAGALLLSPNIPLLFMGEEYGEEAPFLYFVSHSDPDLIRAVRQGRKQEFAAFHAEGEPPDPESAETFLKCKLNWEKRKEGKHQALWSLYQYLIQLRNTVPALVERERQNMEVDFLEDKKVLWWRRWSQNNQILCLMNFNQSDVNLGSAMLGDGWSKILDSADEKWHGSGSQLPEELSNGKKLILRPQSFAVYQSNG from the coding sequence ATGAAAATTGGCGCTCATTACTTAGGTAACGGTCATTGTGAATTTAGAGTTTGGTCACCGAATGCGGAAGCTGTAACCGTAAAAATAGTTTCACCTCAAGAACGCATACTTCCTATGCAACAAGAGGAAGGAGGCTATTGGCAGTTGACTGCTACAGACGTTCACCCAGGTACACAATACTTTTATCAACTAAATAACGGCGAAAGCAGACCCGATCCGGCATCAAATTACCAACCGTTGGGTGTACATGCAGCTTCAGAGGTCATTGACCACAACTTTACTTGGAATGACACCAAATGGTCGGGCATTCCTTTAGAAAATTTGATTATTTACGAGTTGCATGTTGGAACTTTTACCCAAGAAGGAACCTTTGAGGCAATGATTCCCCGACTCAAAGATTTAAAAGAGCTAGGGGTCAACGCAATTGAAATCATGCCGATCGCACAATTTCCTGGTGACAAACCTACAGATGGTAGTTGTGCGTATCGAAACTGGGGCTATGATGGCGTTTATCCATTTGCTGTGCAAAACTCTTATGGGAGTCCGGAAGCATTGAAGCGGTTGGTGGACGCTTGCCATCAACAGGGAATGGCAGTAGTGCTTGATGTAGTTTACAACCACTTCGGACCAGAAGGCAATTACATGAGCCACTTCGGTCCTTACTTTACACACGCCTACCGCACCCCTTGGGGCGATGCAATGAATTTTGATGATGGTCACAGCCATAACGTGCGTAACTATTTTATTCAAAATGCTTTGTACTGGTTGCGAGACTATCACATTGATATACTGCGTCTAGATGCCGTTCATGCTATCTACGATTTAGGTGCTAAACATTTTTTAGAAGAACTGGCAGAAAATGTTGCTGCTCTTTCAAAACAACAGAATCGAAAACTTTATCTGATTGCAGAAAGCGATTTAAACGATCCTCGAGTTGTTCGTCCCGTGGAAAATGGCGGATACGGACTGGACGCGCAATGGAGCGATGACTTCCATCATGCCTTACATGCTTTACTGACAGGAGAACAAACTGGATATTACGAAGACTTTGGCAAGTGCGAACACTTAGCAAAAGCTTACCGAGACACTTTCGTGTATGACTGGAAGTACTCGCCCCATCGGAAACGCTTTCATGGTAACTCTGTACGCGATCGCTCTCCCAATCAATTTGTCGTTTGCATTCAAAATCACGACCAAGTCGGGAATAGAATGTTAGGTGAGCGACTTTCCCATCTTGTGTCATTTGAAGCTTTGAAATTAGCGGCTGGTGCTCTTTTACTCTCGCCAAACATTCCCCTTTTATTTATGGGAGAAGAGTATGGAGAAGAAGCACCTTTCCTCTACTTTGTCAGCCACTCAGATCCAGATTTAATTAGAGCAGTCAGACAAGGGCGAAAACAAGAGTTTGCCGCCTTTCACGCTGAAGGCGAACCACCCGATCCAGAATCGGCAGAAACATTTCTCAAATGCAAGCTGAATTGGGAAAAACGCAAAGAGGGAAAACATCAAGCTCTGTGGTCATTATACCAGTACCTCATTCAATTGCGAAATACAGTTCCAGCTTTAGTAGAGCGAGAACGTCAAAATATGGAAGTTGACTTTCTGGAAGATAAAAAAGTTCTTTGGTGGCGGAGATGGAGTCAAAATAATCAAATACTTTGCTTAATGAACTTTAATCAAAGTGATGTTAATCTTGGCTCTGCCATGCTAGGAGATGGTTGGAGTAAGATTTTAGATTCTGCTGATGAAAAATGGCACGGTTCTGGCTCTCAACTACCAGAAGAACTTAGTAATGGAAAAAAATTGATTTTGCGCCCGCAAAGTTTTGCAGTTTATCAAAGTAATGGTTAG
- the glgX gene encoding glycogen debranching protein GlgX, with translation MYLALWPGNVYPLGATWDGKGTNFALFSENATGVELCLFDRDDRETRLTLTEVSNFVWHGYVPGIGPGQRYGYRVHGPYAPHEGHRFNPNKLLIDPYTKALDSDVGNGPEIFGYSWESAEEDLSFSDLDSASFMPKSVVIDQSFDWEGDQLLRTPWHETVIYETHVKGFTKRHPDIPEEMRGTYAGLGHSAAIEHLLKLGITAVELMPVHHFLSHPGHLVGKGLKNYWGYDSVNYFAPYAGYSSSGTLGEQVTEFKEMVKALHRAGIEVILDVVYNHTGEGNHLGPTLTLRGIDNAIYYRLVENDPRYYMDYTGCGNSLYVRQPQVLKLIMDSLRYWVLEMHVDGFRFDLASALARELYEVNSLAAFFDIIHQDPVLAGVKLIAEPWDLGTGGYQVGQFPVLWSEWNGRYRDTVRDFWRGIDESLGQFAYCFTGSPDLYALNGRRPNASVNFITAHDGFTLNDLVSYNDKHNEENGEGNYDGESHNRSWNCGYEGETEDLEVLQLRERLRRNFLATLMLSQGIPMLLGGDEMGRTQKGNNNAYCQDNEISWFDWDLPQGNEDLVNFARELVYFRKQHPVFRRRKWFQGRPIYGKGISDIEWFNPDGSEMTQEQWDVGYAKSIGVYLDGNQLPSVGPKGERISDDSFLLFFNAHYETIEFSLPTAMEHREWLVVIDTKEPRFVQDERRYTGNQDIPVVARSMVVLRRLG, from the coding sequence ATGTACTTAGCGCTTTGGCCCGGAAACGTTTACCCCTTAGGAGCAACCTGGGATGGAAAAGGTACAAATTTCGCCTTATTTTCAGAAAACGCAACAGGTGTTGAGCTTTGTCTATTTGATAGAGATGATCGCGAGACCCGTCTGACTTTAACAGAAGTCAGTAACTTCGTTTGGCATGGTTATGTGCCTGGAATTGGACCGGGACAACGATACGGGTATAGAGTACACGGTCCCTACGCGCCACATGAAGGACATCGCTTCAATCCCAACAAACTGCTGATCGATCCCTATACAAAGGCTTTAGATAGTGATGTTGGCAATGGGCCAGAAATCTTTGGCTATTCTTGGGAGTCCGCAGAAGAAGACCTCTCTTTCTCCGATTTGGATAGCGCCTCTTTCATGCCGAAATCAGTCGTTATAGATCAATCTTTTGACTGGGAAGGCGATCAACTATTGCGAACCCCTTGGCACGAAACTGTAATTTATGAAACCCATGTTAAGGGTTTTACCAAGCGACATCCAGATATCCCGGAAGAAATGCGCGGTACTTATGCTGGTCTGGGTCATTCAGCCGCGATCGAGCATCTTCTCAAGCTTGGAATCACAGCAGTTGAGCTTATGCCCGTGCATCACTTTCTTTCACATCCCGGACATTTGGTGGGTAAAGGGCTAAAGAATTACTGGGGTTACGACTCCGTGAACTATTTTGCTCCTTATGCAGGCTACAGTTCTAGCGGAACTTTAGGAGAACAAGTCACTGAGTTCAAGGAGATGGTTAAAGCACTGCATCGTGCTGGAATAGAAGTGATTCTAGATGTCGTCTACAACCATACAGGGGAAGGCAACCACTTAGGTCCCACACTAACGCTACGAGGTATTGACAATGCTATTTACTATCGACTGGTAGAGAACGACCCGCGCTACTACATGGACTATACGGGCTGCGGTAATTCTTTATACGTGCGGCAACCGCAAGTCCTAAAACTAATTATGGATAGCTTGCGGTATTGGGTTTTGGAAATGCACGTAGATGGCTTCCGCTTTGACTTGGCTTCAGCCTTAGCACGAGAGCTATACGAAGTCAACAGTCTGGCAGCTTTCTTTGACATCATTCATCAAGACCCCGTACTTGCGGGTGTGAAACTGATAGCTGAACCTTGGGATTTGGGAACTGGTGGTTACCAAGTTGGTCAATTCCCAGTTCTTTGGTCTGAATGGAATGGCAGATATCGCGATACAGTACGAGACTTTTGGCGCGGAATTGATGAAAGCTTAGGGCAATTTGCTTACTGTTTTACAGGTAGCCCTGACCTATATGCACTGAACGGACGGCGACCCAATGCAAGCGTTAACTTCATCACGGCACATGATGGTTTTACTCTAAACGACCTTGTTAGCTACAACGACAAACATAACGAGGAGAATGGAGAAGGCAACTATGACGGGGAAAGCCACAACCGTTCTTGGAACTGTGGGTATGAGGGTGAAACAGAAGATTTAGAAGTGTTGCAATTGCGAGAACGTCTTAGACGGAACTTCTTGGCGACTTTGATGCTGTCTCAAGGTATTCCAATGTTGCTAGGGGGAGATGAAATGGGACGAACTCAAAAAGGCAACAACAACGCTTATTGCCAAGACAATGAAATTTCCTGGTTTGATTGGGACTTACCTCAAGGCAATGAAGATTTGGTAAATTTTGCCCGCGAACTTGTCTACTTCCGCAAACAGCATCCAGTTTTTAGACGGCGTAAGTGGTTTCAGGGTAGACCAATTTACGGAAAAGGTATCAGTGATATCGAGTGGTTTAACCCTGATGGCAGTGAGATGACTCAAGAACAGTGGGATGTTGGTTATGCCAAGTCAATTGGAGTGTACTTAGATGGAAACCAATTGCCTAGTGTTGGTCCCAAAGGTGAACGCATCAGCGATGATAGTTTTCTCCTGTTCTTTAATGCTCACTATGAAACCATTGAATTCTCCTTACCGACTGCAATGGAGCATAGAGAGTGGCTTGTTGTCATTGATACGAAAGAACCTCGTTTTGTCCAAGACGAAAGGCGTTACACGGGTAACCAAGATATTCCTGTTGTAGCGCGGTCAATGGTTGTACTACGTCGTTTAGGTTAG
- the cax gene encoding calcium/proton exchanger: MNNKNIILLLMLVFVPISIAAQELHLNPLIIFATSGLAIIPLAALIANSTEAIATVIGSALGGLLNATFGNATEMIIAIVALRAGLVDVVKASLTGAIVANLLLALGLAILFGGLRYNEQTFQPAVARINSSSLTLAVIVVLTPAAIQFTSDGLQPSTLNNFSYAASILLLTFYCLMLLFSIKTHKYLYMVEGSNDEPLESSEHKVNIGLQVVILLTCTVVLVFVSDILVESLEKAISTLGLTSLFTGVILIPLFGGFVEYITCISFAVKNKMELAVAVAIGSSLQIALFVAPVLVLAGWVLGQPMNLSFNPFELVAVAMAVVITNSISNDGRTNWLEGVLLLIAYAVLGIAFYFHP, from the coding sequence ATGAACAATAAAAATATCATTCTGTTATTGATGCTGGTTTTTGTGCCAATTTCAATAGCAGCACAGGAGCTACATTTAAATCCATTAATTATTTTTGCGACTTCTGGTTTAGCAATTATTCCTTTAGCAGCATTAATAGCCAATTCCACGGAAGCGATCGCAACTGTCATTGGCTCGGCTTTAGGGGGTCTACTCAATGCTACCTTTGGCAATGCCACTGAGATGATTATCGCAATAGTCGCGCTCCGGGCTGGTTTAGTTGATGTGGTGAAAGCCAGTTTAACTGGGGCCATAGTTGCAAATTTGCTCCTAGCACTAGGGCTAGCGATTCTTTTTGGCGGTTTACGTTATAACGAACAAACATTTCAGCCTGCTGTTGCTCGCATCAACTCGTCTTCTTTAACACTAGCTGTCATTGTTGTACTGACACCAGCAGCCATTCAATTTACGTCAGATGGTTTGCAACCCTCAACGCTAAATAATTTTTCCTACGCAGCATCCATATTGCTACTGACTTTCTACTGTTTAATGCTCTTGTTCTCAATAAAAACTCACAAATATTTATATATGGTAGAGGGATCAAATGATGAACCTTTAGAATCTAGCGAACACAAAGTCAATATAGGATTACAAGTAGTTATACTTTTAACTTGTACCGTAGTTCTTGTTTTTGTTTCTGATATTTTGGTTGAAAGTCTTGAAAAAGCTATTTCTACTCTAGGGTTGACCAGTCTCTTTACAGGTGTCATTCTTATTCCCCTCTTTGGAGGTTTTGTAGAGTATATTACTTGCATCTCTTTTGCCGTTAAGAACAAAATGGAGTTAGCCGTTGCTGTAGCCATAGGGTCAAGTCTACAGATAGCACTGTTTGTAGCTCCTGTGTTAGTTTTAGCAGGTTGGGTACTGGGTCAACCCATGAATTTAAGCTTTAATCCTTTTGAACTTGTGGCAGTAGCTATGGCTGTAGTTATTACCAATTCCATTAGCAATGACGGACGCACCAACTGGTTAGAAGGAGTTTTGTTGCTTATCGCCTATGCCGTATTAGGAATAGCGTTTTACTTCCATCCTTAA
- a CDS encoding ATP-grasp domain-containing protein: MKSTYNFQYFQGSSLSDLFAQDITDASYGFILNYPATASWAAYPNRKKYFIQDGSSEATKTSFDKICQKEPWKNLAVLGDRIPGIVIIPPPKLLIDYWQEHFGFSYSNRSIMDCSTYLDDLSQSENFDKLIALFPFDSLKPEKHAIDSDTHYRLLSKVMLAELGVSCPKYESYNLYACSLEDIQLPQFPYLIKTSHGLSGEGTYIINSTSDLNYCLEEIRKYLDIKLLSTIIVSEFVKNEVQNYCVQFYVNKAGEITLIGTTSQLVTTEGNYLGGLIDYRNTDMSKFFEMIAAIGQYAHKQGYFGVIGFDVLEDQDGQMYAIDANFRVNGSTPLCLQRHTLLEIGKEVAKYSSGYRMEGTLESILVSLKPELDRKDFIILSALEKAKYGRIYTEIYALVTGETIEEMQHIEQKLQGKGLQWLS; the protein is encoded by the coding sequence ATGAAGTCAACTTACAACTTTCAATACTTTCAAGGGAGTTCTCTTTCCGATCTGTTTGCTCAAGATATCACAGATGCATCTTATGGGTTTATCTTAAATTACCCTGCAACGGCTAGTTGGGCTGCTTATCCCAACCGGAAAAAATATTTTATTCAAGATGGCAGTAGTGAAGCCACTAAAACCTCCTTTGATAAGATTTGCCAAAAAGAACCTTGGAAAAATTTGGCTGTATTAGGCGATCGCATTCCAGGAATTGTAATTATTCCGCCGCCAAAGTTGCTAATTGACTACTGGCAAGAGCATTTCGGCTTCAGCTACTCCAATAGGTCGATCATGGATTGCTCAACTTATCTGGATGACCTCAGCCAGAGCGAAAATTTTGACAAACTGATCGCTCTATTTCCCTTTGATAGTCTAAAACCTGAGAAACACGCTATTGATTCAGACACCCATTACCGCTTACTCAGCAAAGTAATGCTGGCTGAACTGGGAGTGTCATGTCCAAAATACGAGAGCTACAATCTGTACGCCTGTAGTCTGGAAGACATTCAGTTACCACAATTCCCATACCTAATCAAAACTTCCCACGGACTCTCAGGAGAAGGCACTTATATCATTAACAGCACCAGTGATTTAAACTACTGCCTTGAAGAAATCAGGAAATATCTCGATATTAAGTTGCTCTCTACGATTATTGTCTCGGAGTTTGTCAAGAATGAGGTGCAGAACTACTGCGTACAGTTCTATGTCAACAAGGCGGGAGAGATAACGCTCATTGGCACCACCAGCCAACTTGTCACGACCGAGGGTAATTATTTAGGGGGACTGATTGACTACCGCAACACTGACATGAGCAAGTTCTTTGAGATGATTGCTGCTATTGGTCAGTATGCTCACAAACAAGGTTATTTCGGCGTGATTGGCTTCGATGTGCTGGAAGACCAAGACGGACAGATGTATGCGATCGATGCCAATTTCCGAGTTAATGGATCAACTCCACTATGCTTGCAGCGCCATACTCTACTGGAAATAGGAAAGGAGGTGGCTAAATATTCTAGTGGCTACCGAATGGAGGGGACATTGGAATCAATTCTAGTGTCTCTAAAACCAGAACTTGATCGCAAGGACTTTATCATTCTGTCGGCGTTAGAGAAGGCCAAATACGGAAGAATCTACACCGAAATTTATGCGCTCGTTACTGGAGAAACTATCGAAGAAATGCAGCACATCGAGCAGAAATTACAGGGTAAGGGGTTGCAGTGGCTCTCTTAA
- a CDS encoding isoaspartyl peptidase/L-asparaginase yields the protein MIPTIIVHGGAKTITEDKVAANHAGCTAAAEAGWAVLISSGTASEAVEAAIRVLEANPTFNASLGATLNSDGEVELDAAIMEGSLSPILSEFLSWNFCVNNRIHKG from the coding sequence ATGATACCGACTATTATTGTTCACGGTGGAGCAAAAACCATCACAGAAGACAAAGTTGCAGCCAACCATGCAGGCTGCACAGCAGCAGCAGAAGCTGGTTGGGCAGTGCTGATTAGCTCCGGTACTGCCTCAGAAGCGGTTGAAGCAGCCATCCGAGTTCTGGAAGCTAACCCGACGTTTAACGCCAGTCTGGGTGCAACTCTCAACAGCGACGGAGAGGTGGAACTAGACGCGGCGATCATGGAAGGCTCCTTAAGTCCCATTTTATCTGAGTTTTTAAGTTGGAATTTTTGTGTCAACAACCGCATCCACAAGGGGTAG
- the pip gene encoding prolyl aminopeptidase, translating to MKKLYPPIEPYKESTLRVSDLHTIHFEESGNSQGKPIVLLHGGPGGGSPPFYRQYFNPEKWRLVMFDQRGCGQSTPHAELQENTTWDLVSDIEKLRSHLNIEKWVVFGGSWGSSLALAYCQTHPSQCAGLILRGIFMLRQKELQWFYQEGASYIFPDAWEEYLKPIPLDERDDLLKAYYKRLTSPDSNIRLEAARAWSIWEASTSRLFPDTELMAKFGENVFAEAFARIECHYFINKGFFETDDRLLANVHHIRHIPAVIVQGRYDVVCPIVSAWELHRAWPEAEFIVVPDAGHSMTEPGILSALIEATDNFVDL from the coding sequence ATGAAAAAATTATATCCACCTATAGAACCTTACAAAGAAAGCACTCTAAGGGTTTCCGACCTGCACACTATCCATTTTGAGGAGTCAGGAAACTCGCAAGGTAAGCCTATTGTTTTGTTGCACGGAGGACCGGGTGGTGGATCACCGCCCTTCTACCGACAATATTTTAATCCAGAAAAATGGCGACTTGTTATGTTTGACCAACGGGGTTGCGGTCAAAGCACACCGCATGCAGAACTACAGGAAAACACAACATGGGATTTGGTCAGTGATATTGAAAAACTACGATCGCATTTGAATATAGAAAAGTGGGTTGTCTTTGGTGGTAGTTGGGGGAGTTCCTTAGCATTAGCCTACTGTCAAACCCATCCCTCTCAGTGCGCGGGGCTGATTCTGCGTGGCATATTTATGCTCAGGCAAAAAGAATTGCAATGGTTCTATCAAGAGGGAGCTAGCTATATTTTTCCTGATGCTTGGGAAGAATATTTAAAACCAATTCCACTAGATGAACGTGATGATTTACTCAAAGCTTATTACAAACGCTTGACCAGCCCAGATTCTAATATTCGATTGGAGGCTGCACGTGCTTGGTCAATTTGGGAAGCCAGTACCAGCCGATTGTTCCCAGACACAGAACTGATGGCAAAGTTTGGTGAGAATGTTTTCGCAGAGGCATTTGCACGAATTGAGTGTCATTACTTTATTAATAAAGGATTTTTTGAAACAGACGATCGCTTGCTTGCAAATGTCCATCACATACGTCATATTCCTGCAGTCATAGTTCAAGGGCGATATGATGTTGTATGTCCAATAGTATCAGCTTGGGAATTACATCGCGCATGGCCGGAAGCAGAATTTATTGTTGTTCCTGATGCTGGACATTCCATGACCGAACCGGGAATTCTCAGTGCTTTGATCGAAGCAACAGATAATTTCGTAGATTTATAG